TATATCCCTCTTTCTCCATCCGTGAGATTCTTCGGCTCACAGTCGCTTTTGAAACGCCGAGTTTTTCTGCGATATTTCCCAGACTTTCCCTCGAATTTAACCTCAAAATTCTCAATATCTCAATATCCAATTTGTCCACAAGAATTCCTCCGAGCAAACTCTTCTCGGAAAATTGATCTCTGTTTTTTACAATCCATTACAGCCACTGAGGTTTTCTGATTTGAAACTTGCATCGACTAATAATTGATTATCATTATACTAAAGGATATCGAGAAAATGAAACGAAACCACTAAAATAAGACCTATCAGCGTAACAACAATACAACTGAATAATAATTTTGTTTTATATTCTGATGAAGGAATAATTTCACATCGACCCATCAGCATTCTGAACCCTGTTGAAAAAAATAGATGAAAATTGACCGCGAAAAACGTTTTGTAGTTTGGATATGGGAGCATCTCATTAAGGATGCGCCCAATCTTTTTGCAGCAGACAAGGACTACTTCGCTCTTGATTTTGGAATCGGTCCCGATCCAAGTTTTTCCAAAATCCTCACGACTTCCTCTAATTTTGCAGCTGGGATACCAGCATACATTTCTTCGGGAGCTACGTCCGTGCTCCTCCTACACCCAAAGCATCCAAGCGAGATGTTAATATCACCAGTCAGATACGGGATAATCGTTGAATCAACGCACGTAGCTTGCATCGATGCAGTGTTGATCGTAACTCTCCCGCCCTTTTCGAAGGTCGCGGCCACGGGGAGTATCCAATATAACTGCTCTGGCGTCCCAACCACCACGACGACATCCGGCGGGACTTTCGCCTTGCTCAGCGGACTCACGACCGTCCCAATTACGCTACCTAGAGGGAGTGTAGGACGCGCATCGATCATCCTTTTTGCTGCATCCGCACTACTAAACATCCCGAGATTATAATGAAATTCTCCAGAAGCGACCTTCTCTGGC
This genomic stretch from Methanomassiliicoccales archaeon harbors:
- a CDS encoding DUF169 domain-containing protein, which produces MDYSEISRKLVDILGLKYEPVAVTLIKSGQSPPEGYKEVESNLRHCQSIMRARKGEVMWIPAAKHACPVGASALGIVATPEKVASGEFHYNLGMFSSADAAKRMIDARPTLPLGSVIGTVVSPLSKAKVPPDVVVVVGTPEQLYWILPVAATFEKGGRVTINTASMQATCVDSTIIPYLTGDINISLGCFGCRRSTDVAPEEMYAGIPAAKLEEVVRILEKLGSGPIPKSRAK